One Lachancea thermotolerans CBS 6340 chromosome F complete sequence DNA window includes the following coding sequences:
- the PIB1 gene encoding phosphatidylinositol-3-phosphate-binding ubiquitin-protein ligase (similar to uniprot|Q6Q5S5 Saccharomyces cerevisiae YDR313C PIB1 RING-type ubiquitin ligase of the endosomal and vacuolar membranes binds phosphatidylinositol(3)-phosphate contains a FYVE finger domain), which produces MALIMPAPELVNSFAQWQADNLIHNCLNCQTKFSFLVRKHHCRCCGGIFCANCSDNFLWYDKRKVKVVRRKDDTDGFEVPPYRTCNSCCENLTQMHLIQPRWGDKLMRLQGSSMRTPQPQPAPVLPTSSSASSVQATELAKASGAAENTRDLDQESSRCPICNLDLFKLSEIDSAMHIQNCIERAESTQQHHDQSSPGESPAQRNRMLVYVIPPDQDTPDPTSQGDPECPICFEEMKPGDKVGRLECLCVFHYDCIKSWFRKKSQKLKSTTGKSVSKNFCPLHDAVF; this is translated from the coding sequence ATGGCCCTTATAATGCCTGCTCCTGAACTAGTCAACTCATTCGCACAATGGCAAGCAGACAATCTTATTCACAACTGCTTGAACTGTCAAACAAAGTTTTCGTTTCTGGTCCGGAAGCATCATTGCAGATGCTGCGGGGGCATTTTCTGCGCCAACTGCAGCGACAACTTCTTATGGTATGACAAACGAAAGGTCAAGGTTGTTCGGCGGAAAGATGATACCGATGGGTTTGAAGTCCCGCCTTACAGGACATGCAACTCCTGTTGCGAGAACTTGACCCAGATGCATCTCATACAGCCAAGGTGGGGAGACAAACTGATGCGCCTCCAAGGCTCAAGCATGAGAACACCTCAACCTCAACCAGCGCCTGTGTTACCCACTTCgtcttcagcttcttcggTTCAAGCTACCGAACTTGCAAAGGCTTCCGGCGCGGCTGAGAATACTCGCGATCTGGACCAGGAATCTAGCAGATGTCCCATTTGCAATCTCGATCTGTTTAAGCTCTCCGAGATAGATTCAGCAATGCATATACAAAATTGCATTGAGAGAGCAGAATCAACGCAGCAACATCATGATCAATCAAGCCCTGGAGAAAGCCCAGCCCAGCGAAATCGAATGCTGGTGTATGTGATCCCCCCGGACCAGGACACACCTGACCCAACCTCTCAAGGAGATCCAGAATGTCCGATTTGCTTCGAAGAGATGAAACCTGGCGACAAGGTTGGAAGACTTGAGTGCCTATGTGTGTTTCATTATGATTGCATTAAGAGTTGGTTTCGAAAGaagtctcaaaagctcaaatcTACTACAGGAAAGTCCGTTAGTAAGAATTTCTGTCCCCTGCATGACGCAGTGTTTTAG
- the RRP3 gene encoding RNA-dependent ATPase RRP3 (highly similar to uniprot|P38712 Saccharomyces cerevisiae YHR065C RRP3 Required for maturation of the 35S primary transcript of pre-rRNA and is required for cleavages leading to mature 18S RNA RRP3 is a DEAD box gene homologous to eIF-4a which encodes an RNA-dependent ATPase possessing helicase activity which is not specific for RNA) encodes MGERREKFRRVKSMRCDELSLSAIEQRRSQQEAKMAGKVTKTEHKSSKQESSKGELKSLAEKIKKRALEKNQEASEKAPEGSEAEEEAEGVPNDSEQETEAAHFESFSELNLVPELIEACENLKYSKPTPIQAEAIPPALEGKDIIGLAQTGSGKTAAFAIPILNQLWHDQQPYYACVLAPTRELAQQIKETFDSLGGAMGVRTTCIVGGMNMIDQARDLMRKPHIIIATPGRLMDHLENTKGFSMRKLKFLVMDEADRLLDMEFGPVLDRILKIIPTQGRTTYLFSATMTSKIDKLQRASLTNPVKCAVSTKYQTVDTLIQTLMVVPGGLKNTFLIYLLNEFLGKTAIVFTRTKANAERIATLCNLLEFSATALHGDLNQNQRTGALDLFKAGRRSILVATDVAARGLDIPSVDIVINYDIPVDSKSYIHRVGRTARAGRSGKSISLVSQYDLELILRIEDVLGRKLPKENVDKGVILSLRDTVDKANGEVVMELNRRNKEKVARGKGRRSRMHSRENMDKEEQ; translated from the coding sequence ATGGGAGAAAGACgtgaaaaatttagaagAGTAAAGTCGAtgcgatgcgatgagctctcaTTAAGCGCGAtagaacaaagaagaagccaacaagaagctaaGATGGCAGGGAAAGTTACGAAAACCGAACACAAGTCCTCAAAGCAGGAATCTTCCAAAGGAGAGCTGAAGTCGCTCGCGGAGAAGATTAAGAAGCGTGCCTTGGAAAAGAACCAAGAGGCGAGCGAGAAAGCGCCAGAAGGATCGGAGgcggaagaagaggcagaAGGAGTGCCAAACGATTCAGAGCAAGAGACTGAGGCGGCCCACTTCGAGTCATTTTCAGAGCTGAACCTTGTACCGGAACTCATAGAAGCGTGCGAAAATCTGAAATACTCAAAACCCACCCCAATTCAGGCTGAAGCAATTCCACCAGCGTTAGAAGGCAAGGATATTATTGGGCTGGCACAGACTGGTTCAGGTAAGACTGCGGCATTTGCTATTCCTATTCTTAACCAGCTATGGCATGACCAACAACCATACTACGCTTGTGTTCTAGCGCCTACTAGAGAGCTAGCACAACAGATTAAAGAGACTTTCGACTCTTTAGGTGGGGCAATGGGTGTTAGAACAACCTGTATTGTCGGAGGAATGAACATGATTGACCAGGCTCGCGACTTGATGCGTAAACCTCACATCATTATCGCCACACCGGGCAGACTGATGGACCATTTGGAGAACACTAAGGGCTTTTCAATGCGCAAGCTTAAATTCCTTGTCATGGACGAAGCTGATAGACTTCTAGATATGGAATTCGGCCCAGTGTTGGACAGAATCCTCAAGATCATTCCAACGCAAGGCAGGACAACGTATTTGTTCTCGGCTACAATGACATCAAAGATTGAtaagcttcaaagagctaGTTTAACTAACCCTGTTAAGTGCGCTGTGTCCACCAAATACCAAACTGTCGACACTTTGATCCAGACTCTCATGGTGGTTCCAGGCGggctcaaaaacacattTCTCATCTACCTCCTCAATGAGTTCCTAGGAAAAACTGCCATCGTGTTCACACGTACCAAGGCCAACGCAGAAAGAATCGCCACCCTCTGTAATTTGCTTGAGTTTAGCGCTACCGCTCTGCACGGTGATCTTAACCAGAATCAGAGAACCGGCGCACTggatcttttcaaggctGGACGGAGATCTATTTTAGTGGCTACTGATGTGGCTGCTAGAGGATTGGATATTCCTTCGGTGGATATTGTGATCAACTACGATATTCCTGTGGACTCGAAATCTTATATTCACCGTGTGGGAAGAACCGCTAGAGCGGGGCGCTCGGGTAAATCCATTTCCCTAGTTTCGCAATACGACTTAGAATTGATCCTCAGAATTGAAGATGTTCTGGGCCGCAAATTGCCGAAGGAGAATGTGGACAAAGGAGTCATTCTATCGCTGCGAGACACAGTGGACAAAGCCAACGGTGAGGTTGTCATGGAGCTGAATAGGAGGAACAAAGAGAAAGTAGCGAGAGGCAAAGGAAGACGTTCCAGGATGCACTCAAGAGAAAACATGGACAAGGAAGAACAGTAA
- a CDS encoding Brix domain-containing protein (similar to uniprot|Q12153 Saccharomyces cerevisiae YDR312W SSF2 high copy suppressor of G beta subunit temperature sensitive mutation possibly involved in mating), producing MAKRRQKTRTHVKPDAEEQKKVPKSMVIRVGQTSMANHSLNQLVKDFRQIMQPHTAIKLKERKSNKLKDFVVMCGPLGVSHLFIFTQSEKTGNVSLKVARTPHGPTVTYQVMDYSLGKDIKRFMKRPKALGKEDSLSPPLLVLNGFGIKPVEGDSESVEKANVEKVVISMFQNIFPPLNPGKTQLNSIKRVFMINKDPETGEISMRHYAIDIREVDISRNLKRLYKSKSKLNKAVPNLHKKDDIASLILDHDVGAYTSESEVEDDSIVKVMEKNGKSLKNAKSEASNNAQGSHQDAAEASAPRKKAIKLTEVGPRLTLKLVKIEEGICSGKVLHHSYVKKTSAEIRALEKKHAQRMKLKEERRKEQEANLARKKEAKDAKKQRKLERRKQREQAGEPAEGQGSDADADSSDSSSSDEGAYSDVPEDLDSDLYSDIE from the coding sequence ATGGCTAAAAGGAGACAAAAGACTAGAACCCATGTTAAACCCGATGCTGAGGAGCAAAAGAAGGTCCCAAAGTCAATGGTGATCCGCGTGGGACAGACCTCGATGGCAAACCACTCGCTCAACCAGTTGGTGAAAGACTTCAGGCAGATCATGCAACCACACACCGCGATCAAGCTAAAGGAGCGAAAGTCCAACAAACTTAAGGACTTCGTGGTCATGTGTGGGCCGCTGGGCGTGTCGCACCTTTTCATTTTCACGCAGTCAGAGAAGACAGGCAATGTGTCGCTAAAGGTGGCCAGGACGCCACATGGCCCCACTGTCACGTATCAGGTCATGGATTATTCGCTAGGAAAAGACATCAAGCGCTTCATGAAGCGCCCTAAGGCCTTGGGCAAAGAGGACAGTCTAAGTCCACCACTGTTGGTACTTAATGGATTTGGTATTAAGCCTGTCGAGGGCGATAGTGAGTCAGTGGAAAAAGCCAACGTTGAGAAGGTTGTGATCTCGATGTTCCAGAATATTTTCCCTCCTCTGAACCCTGGCAAAACGCAACTGAACTCTATAAAACGTGTTTTCATGATAAACAAAGATCCAGAGACCGGCGAGATTAGTATGAGACATTATGCGATCGACATTCGTGAAGTTGATATTtccaggaacttgaagcgCCTCTATAAATCGAAGAGCAAGCTTAACAAGGCGGTTCCTAACCTTCACAAGAAAGACGACATCGCTTCTTTGATCTTAGATCACGATGTCGGGGCCTACACCTCAGAGAGTGAAGTGGAGGATGACTCGATCGTGAAGGTAATGGAGAAAAACGGcaagagtttgaaaaacgcCAAGTCggaagcttcaaacaaTGCGCAGGGCTCCCACCAAGATGCTGCTGAGGCATCAGCGCCCCGTAAAAAGGCCATTAAGTTGACGGAAGTTGGCCCTAGACTAACGTTGAAACTCGTTAAAATCGAAGAAGGCATTTGTTCCGGAAAAGTATTGCACCACAGCTATGTTAAGAAGACTAGTGCGGAGATACGggctttggaaaagaagcaTGCTCAGCGCATGAAGCTAAAGGAggaaagaagaaaggaacaagaagccaacCTTGCCaggaagaaagaagctaaAGACGCTAAGAAGCAGCGCAAGCTTGAGAggagaaaacaaagagaacAAGCTGGCGAGCCGGCCGAAGGCCAAGGCTCAGACGCAGACGCAGATTCTTCAGACTCCTCCAGCAGCGATGAGGGCGCATACAGCGACGTTCCAGAAGATCTGGATAGCGATTTGTACAGCGACATCGAATAA
- the NDI1 gene encoding NADH-ubiquinone reductase (H(+)-translocating) NDI1 (similar to uniprot|P32340 Saccharomyces cerevisiae YML120C NDI1 NADH:ubiquinone oxidoreductase transfers electrons from NADH to ubiquinone in the respiratory chain but does not pump protons in contrast to the higher eukaryotic multisubunit respiratory complex I which is absent in S. cerevisiae): protein MLSQFASRNAGRASALNAARRLARFASDSARVDGASGGGVSSFKTNKIIENTLGNKPNVVILGSGWGAISLLQHIDSRSYNVTIVSPRNYFLFTPLLPSTPVGTVDEKSIIEPVVNFALKKKGNVSYYEALATAINPERNTVSIKAVSTVAQLAQPDNHLGLNQHDEAEIKYDYLVSAVGAEPNTFGIPGVEKHGNFLKEIPHSLEIRKRFLSNIEKANLLPKGDPERRRLLTIVVVGGGPTGVETAGELQDYIDQDLKRFMPSVAEEVQIHLVEALPVVLNMFERKLTSYAQDVLQKTRIKVHLRTAVARVEEDHLVAKTKAEDGATTEQTIPYGTLIWATGNKALSIVTDLFKKIPAQNDSKRGLAVNQNLLVKGSNNIFAVGDNAFSGLPPTAQVAHQQAEYLAKVLSKMAKSPNFHAELAQRKEKVDLFFEQKGIKPFNYTHYGALAYLGAEKAIANITYGKRSFYTGGGVLTFYVWRVTYAMMILSARSRFKVIADWLKLAFFKRDCFKEL, encoded by the coding sequence ATGCTCTCTCAGTTTGCCTCTCGAAACGCGGGCCGGGCGTCGGCGCTCAACGCCGCTCGCCGGCTGGCCAGATTCGCGTCCGACTCCGCGCGTGTCGACGGCGCGTCCGGCGGCGGTGTGTCGTCgttcaaaaccaacaaaatTATCGAGAACACGCTGGGCAACAAGCCCAACGTGGTGATCCTCGGATCCGGGTGGGGCGCGATCTCGCTGCTGCAGCACATCGACTCGCGCAGCTACAACGTGACCATCGTGTCGCCCAGAAACTACTTTCTGTTCACGCCGCTGCTGCCCTCGACGCCCGTTGGGACCGTAGACGAGAAGTCGATTATCGAGCCCGTGGTGAACTTCgcgctcaagaagaagggcaaCGTGTCCTACTACGAGGCGCTGGCCACGGCCATCAACCCGGAGAGAAACACGGTCTCCATCAAGGCCGTGTCCACGGTGGCCCAGCTCGCGCAGCCCGACAACCACCTGGGCCTCAATCAGCACGACGAGGCCGAAATCAAGTACGACTACCTGGTCTCGGCCGTGGGCGCCGAGCCCAACACTTTCGGCATTCCCGGCGTCGAGAAGCACGGCAACTTCCTGAAGGAGATCCCACACTCGCTAGAGATCCGCAAGCGGTTCCTGTCCAACATCGAGAAGGCCAACCTGCTGCCTAAGGGCGACCCAGAGCGTAGACGCCTGCTGACCATCGTGGTCGTCGGCGGTGGCCCCACCGGTGTAGAGACCGCCGGTGAGCTCCAGGACTACATCGACCAGGACCTCAAGAGATTCATGCCCTCGGTCGCCGAGGAGGTCCAGATCCATCTGGTCGAGGCCCTGCCCGTCGTGCTGAACATGTTCGAGCGCAAACTCACATCCTACGCCCAAGACGTCCTGCAAAAGACCAGGATCAAGGTCCACCTGAGAACCGCGGTTGCGAGAGTCGAGGAGGACCACCTGGTTGCGAAAACGAAGGCCGAGGACGGCGCCACCACCGAGCAGACCATCCCCTACGGTACTCTGATCTGGGCCACCGGTAACAAGGCTCTGAGCATCGTCACCgatctcttcaagaagatccCAGCACAGAACGACTCCAAGAGGGGCCTGGCAGTCAACCAGAACCTCTTGGTCAAGGGCTCCAACAACATTTTCGCTGTAGGCGACAATGCCTTCTCGGGGTTGCCCCCTACCGCTCAAGTGGCCCACCAGCAAGCCGAATACCTTGCCAAGGTGTTGAGCAAGATGGCCAAATCCCCTAACTTTCACGCCGAATTGGCCCAAAGAAAGGAGAAGGTCGACCTGTTCTTCGAGCAAAAGGGCATCAAGCCATTCAACTACACCCACTACGGTGCCCTAGCCTACCTGGGCGCTGAGAAGGCCATTGCCAACATTACCTACGGAAAGCGCTCTTTCTACACCGGTGGTGGTGTTTTGACCTTCTACGTCTGGAGAGTTACCTATGCTATGATGATATTGTCTGCTAGATCCAGATTCAAGGTCATCGCCGACTGGCTAAAGCTGgcgtttttcaagagagACTGTTTCAAAGAATTGTGA
- the GTR1 gene encoding Rag GTPase GTR1 (highly similar to uniprot|Q00582 Saccharomyces cerevisiae YML121W GTR1 Cytoplasmic GTP binding protein and negative regulator of the Ran/Tc4 GTPase cycle through its homolog and binding partner Gtr2p involved in phosphate transport and invasive growth human RagA and RagB proteins are functional homologs) codes for MSSNNRKKLLLMGRSGSGKSSMRSIIFSNYSAFDTRRLGATIDVEHSHLRFLGNMTLNLWDCGGQDVFMENYFSQQKDHIFQMVQVLIHVFDVESQEVIKDIEIFTKALKQLKKYSPDAKIFVLLHKMDLVQRDKRQELFQIMMSKLQETSSAYGFPNLVGFPTSIWDESLYKAWSQIICSLIPNMATYQSNLKKLKSVMGAREIILFEKTTFLVICSSNTVSGELLDPKRFEKISNIMKNFKQSSMKLKSSFKTLVLNNTIYVSELSSNMMCFIVLNHSDDPQDLILENIKKAKAHFQ; via the coding sequence ATGTCTTCAAACAACCGTAAGAAGCTGTTGCTTATGGGCCGGTCGGGTTCAGGGAAATCTTCCATGAGGTCTATCATTTTTAGCAATTACTCTGCGTTCGACACTCGACGCCTAGGTGCAACAATTGACGTCGAGCATTCACATCTTAGATTCCTTGGAAATATGACGCTTAATCTATGGGACTGTGGTGGCCAGGACGTATTCATGGAAAACTACTTTTCGCAACAAAAAGATCACATCTTTCAAATGGTTCAAGTGTTAATTCATGTATTTGATGTGGAGTCCCAAGAAGTCATTAAAGACATCGAAATATTCACTAAGGCGCTCAAACAACTCAAGAAATATTCACCAGATGCCAAGATCTTTGTGTTGCTGCATAAGATGGATTTGGTTCAGCGTGACAAAAGGCAGGAACTCTTCCAAATCATGATGAGTAAGCTGCAAGAGACTTCATCGGCATATGGCTTTCCAAACCTAGTCGGTTTCCCGACGTCTATATGGGATGAAAGTCTTTACAAAGCGTGGTCTCAGATTATATGTTCCCTGATACCTAACATGGCTACATATCAatcaaatttgaagaaattgaagtcCGTAATGGGTGCACGAGAGATTATCCTCTTTGAGAAAACAACATTCCTGGTAATATGCTCCAGTAACACTGTTAGCggagagcttttggacCCTAAGAGATTCGAGAAAATTTCTAATATCatgaagaacttcaaacaAAGCAGTATGAAGCTGAAGAGTTCGTTCAAAACCCTGGTTCTTAATAATACCATATATGTCAGTGAGCTGTCATCTAACATGATGTGCTTTATAGTACTAAACCACTCGGACGACCCTCAGGACTTGATCCTGGAAAACATTAAAAAGGCTAAAGCTCACTTTCAATAG
- the SSC1 gene encoding Hsp70 family ATPase SSC1 (highly similar to uniprot|P12398 Saccharomyces cerevisiae YJR045C), with protein MLSAKSVLRNSANPLRSFVRMNSNKVQGQVIGIDLGTTNSAVALMEGKVPKIIENAEGARTTPSVVAFTKDGERLVGIPAKRQAVVNPENTLFATKRLIGRRFEDIEVQRDIKQVPYKIVKHSNGDAWLEARGQTYSPAQIGGFVLNKMKETAEAYLGKNVKNAVVTVPAYFNDSQRQATKDAGQIVGLNVLRVVNEPTAAALAYGLEKSDSKVVAVFDLGGGTFDISILDIDNGVFEVKSTNGDTHLGGEDFDIFLLREIVANFKKESGINLENDRMAIQRIREAAEKAKIELSSTVSTEVNLPFITADASGPKHINMKFTRAQFESLTEPLVKRTVDPVKKALKDASLATSDVSDVILVGGMSRMPKVVETVKSLFGKEPSKAVNPDEAVAIGAAIQGAVLAGEVTDVLLLDVTPLSLGIETLGGVFTRLIPRNTTIPSKKSQIFSTAAAGQTSVEIRVFQGERELVRDNKLIGNFTLSGIPPAPKGVPQIEVSFDIDADGIINVSARDKASNKDASITVAGSSGLSDSEIEQMVSDAEKYREQDEARKSAIESANKADQLANDTESSLKEFEAKVDKAEAQKVKDQITSLREIVARVQSGEEVNADDLKTKTEELQTSSMKLFEQMYKNDSSNNASSEGGEPKQ; from the coding sequence ATGCTAAGTGCCAAGTCTGTTTTGCGTAACTCCGCTAACCCGCTGCGCAGCTTCGTGCGCATGAACTCTAACAAGGTTCAGGGCCAGGTGATCGGTATCGACCTGGGTACCACCAACTCTGCCGTCGCCCTCATGGAAGGCAAGGTGCCCAAGATCATCGAGAACGCCGAAGGTGCCAGAACCACTCCATCCGTGGTCGCTTTCACCAAGGACGGCGAGCGTCTGGTCGGTATCCCCGCCAAGCGTCAGGCCGTGGTCAACCCCGAAAACACTCTGTTCGCCACCAAGCGTCTGATCGGCCGTCGTTTCGAGGACATCGAGGTCCAAAGAGACATCAAGCAGGTGCCATACAAGATCGTCAAGCACAGCAACGGTGACGCCTGGCTCGAGGCCAGGGGCCAGACCTACTCGCCTGCGCAGATCGGTGGTTTCGTcctcaacaagatgaaGGAGACCGCCGAGGCCTACCTGGGCAAGAACGTCAAGAACGCCGTCGTCACCGTCCCCGCCTACTTCAACGACTCCCAGAGACAGGCCACCAAGGACGCCGGCCAGATCGTCGGTCTGAACGTGCTGCGTGTTGTCAACGAGCCAACTGCCGCGGCCCTGGCCTACGGTCTGGAGAAATCCGACTCCAAGGTCGTCGCCGTCTTCGACCTGGGTGGTGGTACTTTTGATATCTCCATCCTGGACATCGACAACGGTGTTTTCGAGGTCAAGTCCACCAACGGTGACACCCACCTGGGTGGTGAGGACTTCGACATCTTCCTGCTAAGAGAGATCGtcgccaacttcaagaaggagtCCGGCATCAACCTGGAGAACGACCGCATGGCCATCCAGAGAATCAGAGAGGCCGCcgagaaggccaagatcGAGCTGTCCTCCACCGTTTCCACCGAGGTCAACCTGCCTTTCATCACCGCCGACGCCTCCGGTCCTAAGCACATCAACATGAAGTTCACCAGAGCTCAGTTCGAGTCTCTGACCGAGCCTTTGGTCAAGAGAACCGTCGACCCAGTCAAGAAGGCCCTCAAGGACGCCTCGCTCGCCACCTCCGACGTCTCCGACGTCATCTTGGTCGGTGGTATGTCCAGAATGCCAAAGGTCGTCGAGACCGTCAAGTCCCTGTTCGGCAAGGAGCCTTCCAAGGCTGTCAACCCCGACGAGGCCGTCGCCATCGGTGCCGCCATCCAAGGTGCCGTTTTGGCCGGTGAGGTCACCGATGTCTTGTTGCTTGACGTCACCCCATTGTCCTTGGGTATTGAGACCTTGGGCGGTGTCTTCACCAGATTGATTCCAAGAAACACCACCATCCCATCCAAGAAATCTCAAATTTTCTCTaccgctgctgctggccaAACCTCGGTGGAAATCAGAGTGTTCCAGGGTGAGAGAGAGCTTGTCAGAGACAACAAGCTAATCGGCAACTTCACCTTGTCCGGTAttcctccagctccaaaGGGTGTTCCTCAAATCGAGGTCTCCTTCGACATTGACGCTGATGGTATCATCAACGTCTCCGCCAGAGACAAGGCCTCCAACAAGGACGCCTCCATCACCGTCGCCGGCTCCTCCGGTTTGTCTGACTCTGAGATCGAGCAGATGGTCAGCGACGCTGAGAAGTACAGAGAGCAGGACGAGGCCAGAAAGAGCGCTATTGAGAGTGCCAACAAGGCCGACCAGCTGGCTAACGACACCGAGTCCTCTTTGAAGGAGTTCGAGGCCAAGGTTGACAAGGCCGAGGCCCAAAAGGTCAAGGACCAAATCACTTCCTTGAGAGAGATCGTTGCCAGAGTCCAATCTGGTGAAGAGGTCAACGCTGATGACTTGAAGACCAAGACCGAAGAGCTGCAGACTTCCTCCATGAAGTTGTTCGAGCAGATGTACAAGAACGACTCCTCGAACAACGCTAGCAGCGAGGGTGGCGAGCCTAAGCAGTAA
- the VPS55 gene encoding Vps55p (highly similar to uniprot|P47111 Saccharomyces cerevisiae YJR044C VPS55 Vacuolar Protein Sorting YJR044c), translating into MGLKVSPLTRIISLSGFLALGFLLVILSCALFHNYYPLFDILIFLIAPIPNALFSKRNFDSSEFMNESSKNVEDVGHFFTGLLVTSGLALPTVFYHCQIINHYSCIMSTIGGIIIYLSIVVFSWFFNSGWDEEDDALFGY; encoded by the exons ATGGGCTTGAAGGTTTCTCCACTAACCAGGATCATATCCCTCTCGGGATTCCTCGCTCTAGGGTTTCTCCTTGTCATCCTGAGCTGTGCATTATTCCACAACTATTACCCACTATTTGATA TACTCATCTTCCTGATCGCGCCCATCCCCAACGCGCTATTCAGCAAGCGCAACTTTGATTCTAGTGAGTTCATGAACGAATCGAGCAAAAACGTCGAGGATGTCGGCCATTTTTTCACAGGGCTTTTGGTCACCAGCGGCCTTGCTCTTCCTACCGTGTTTTACCACTGCCAAATAATCAATCACTACAGCTGCATAATGAGCACAATCGGCGGCATCATTATATACTTGAGCATTGTTGTCTTCTCATGGTTTTTCAACAGTGGAtgggatgaagaagacgacgCTTTATTTGGCTATTAA